The Natrinema sp. DC36 genome includes the window GGTTCGTAGGCCGAGAACATCGAAACCGCAGTCCGCAGTGCAGCCATGGGCTGCTCGTCGGCCGCGGCGAGCTTCTCCATCGTCGCGAGGACGTCGTCGTCGACCTCGCGTTCGTCCATGAGCGCGGCCGTAAACGGCTCGAGCTCGTCCTCGGACGGCAGGTGACCGTTCCAGAGCAGGTAGAGCACCTCCTCGTAGCTCGCGCCGCGAGCGAGGTCTTCGATCGTGTAGCCGCGGTAGATCAGTCGACCGGCATCGCCGTCGATCGAACTGAGTCCCGATTCGGCGACCAGCACACCCTCGAGCCCTTTCTTGAGGTCGTCAGACATACTCAGGGATTTCGGACCCCAATGGAAAAGTATTATCGTTTATCGGGTGACGGCGGTCGGCACGTCGAATGTTCATATTTTGCCGGTTTTACGACTACAGACGAAGGCTTGTTTCGTGATCAAACGAACGGACAGTCAGTCGATACCCGGGCGAATTACTATAATTGTCTTTCGTGATAGGGCGGTCACGAGTCCAAATCGGTTACGACAGCGAGTATTCATCGAAGGTCGTCCGTATTCTCACCCTGAAAACTAGTCCGTTTTAGAAACAATGGAGAGGAGCTCGAGGGCGATGTCGTCGTGAGGGTGTGACTCGAGCCGATCACCGGGACTCGAGCCGATCGAAACCGGAGTCCCGCGTCGTCACCCTTTTTGAAGCGCTTTTCGAAGAACGACCGGTAATGGATCGGTCGTACTGGCGAACCGTGTCGCTCGTGACGCTGTGGCAGGTTTCGGCGAGCATCTGCTACTACACGGTCTTCGCCGCGACGCCGTTGTTCCGGGACGAGTTCGGACTGTCCCGGTTCGCGGTCGGACTCGTGGTGACGACGCTCACTCTCGGCTACGCCGTCTTCCTGTTGCCACTGGGTGCGCTGACCGACCGGTTCGGCGAACGGCTGACGCTGACGCTCGGCCTCGTCGGTCTCGCGACGGGCAGTCTCCTGGTCGCGGGCGCACCGACGTACGCCCTGTTGCTCACGGCGGTGTTCATCCTCGGATCGCTGTACGGGACCGCGATCCCCGGGACGAACAAGGCGGTCTTCGACCGGATCGAGCCGGGCCGCCAGAACCTCGCGATGGGGATCAAGCAGGTCGGCGTCACCGGGGGGAGCGGTATCAGCGCGCTCCTGGTCACCGGTCTCGCGGGAGCGCTCTTTCCCCGAGCCGGTTTTCTCGTCGCCGCGGGAGTCGGCGCGGTCGTCGCCGTCGTGTTTTACGTCGGCTACTCGAGCGGCGGCGGTAGCGGCGTGGCCGACTATCCCGACTTCGGCGCGTTGCTCTCGAACCGGCCGTACGTCGTGTTGACGACCGCCGGCCTCTTTCTCGGGGCGGCCCTCTTCACGACCACCGGCTACACGGTCCTCTACGTCGAGGAGTCCATCGGCGCGTCCGTCGCGTTCGGCGGCGTCGTCCTCGCGCTCGTCCAGCTGTTCGGGAGCGTCGGCCGCGTGCTGACCGGCTGGCTGAGCGATGTCTTGCCGGGAGAGCCCCGCGTCAGAATCGGATCCCTGCTCGTCGCCCAGTCGCTGGGCAGCGCCGTTATGTTCGTCGTCGTCGCGTCGACGACCACCGAGCGCGGCGCGGCGATCGCGTTCGGCCTCCTCGGGTTTTTCGTGCTCGGCTACACCGGCGTCTACTACTCCGTCATGGCGACGCTGGTCAGCGCGGACGAGATGGGCGGCGCGACCGCGGGCGGCCAGCTCGCGCTCACCAGCGGTGCGCTCGTCGCACCGCCTGCCTTCGGCTATCTCGCCGATACGGTCGGCTACCGGGCATCGTGGCTCTTTCTGGCCGCTCTCGTCACCGTCGCGGCAGGCCTCCTCGTACAGGTCGTCCGCACTCAGCCATCGGTCACGGATCCCGCCGCAGCCGACGTCGCCGAGAAGTAGTCGCTCGGGTGGAACGCGACCAGTGCGGCACGCCAGCCTAGTCGAGTTCTTCGACGAGTTCGACGACGTAGCCGTCGGGATCCTCGATAAACGCGACGCGGACGCCGATCTCGTCCATCGTCGTCGGCTCCGTCTGGACCGGCGGATCCGCCCGCTCGAGCACTCGCTCGAACGTCTCGTCGGTGCTATCGACGCCGACCGCGACGTGGGCCATCGTCCCCGAGTCGATCTCCGGCCCGCCCGCGAGATCGTACTTGAACTGGAACTCCCCGTTCTCGCCGCCGATGTAGACGTTTTCGACGCCGTCACCGCCGGTGAACGACCAGTTCTCCTCGAGTCCGAGCCCGTCGATGTAGAACTCGCGCGTCCGCTCGATGTCCGATACCCACAGCGCGGTGTGAATGACGTCCATACCCGGGAGCACACGGCCGATGATCAAAGAGATACTGGGACCGAGGCGACGAGAGCGGAGACCGTCGACTGGGTCGGCCGACGCTCACTGCCGGTCGCGGTCCGCCTCGAGGATCGCGTCCATCAACTTCGTCTGAGCGGCCGCAAGGTGCTCGGTGAAGGTCGATCGGGCGACGCCGAGTTCCTCGGCCACGTCGGTCGCGTTGGCGCCCTTCGGATAGTCGAAGTAGCCCATCTCGTGGGCCGTATCCAGAATCTCCCGCTGGCGAGCCGTGAGTTCGTCTCGGTTGACGACGACCGGATCGGCGGAACCCTCCTCGTGGTCCTGTGAGAGTTCCTCGACGACGACGCCGTCGAAATACGCCCGCAACTCGTCGACGATCTCGGCGACCTCGGTGAGTTCGAACGTGCGAAACGAGAGCAGCAGTGCGCCGTCCTGGGCGCGGACCGACGAGACCGGCGTTCCCGTCGTCTCGACGATTTCGCAGGCGCAGTCGGCGGACTCGTCGCGTTCGAACCGGTAGATCGCCTCTCGATCGTTGGACTGGATCGGCGTCACCTCGACGTCGGAATCCCCGTCGACCGAGGCCTCCGGCGAGACGCCGAACTCTTCGACGATCGTTCCCTCGGCCGTCGGCTGCGACGACCGGGAGACGGAATCGACCGGCTCGTCGGTACCCCCAGAGACGTCGGCGACCGGACAGTCCGCCGGATCGTGGACGACGACCGTCGCTCGAAAACCCGTCATACTCCGTGGTACGTCCGCACGCGTGATAACCGGGACCGGGAATTCCCATCGGGTGGCAATTCCTCGAGCGCCGCCCAGGTCTCTCTCGAGCCCCTCGCGGGCGATTATAGTCGAACGGAAACGGTCCGTTCGGCCGCTTCAACGGTCGTGGTACCACGACCCTCGGAAGTGTTATCCCCGGGCCGGCCTTACGTTTGTTTGTAATGGCAGAAGGTAAGGTTGATTTCTTCAACGACACAGGCGGCTACGGTTTCATTGAGACGGACGACGAGGACGACGACGTTTTCTTCCACATGGAAGATGTTGGCGGTCCGGATCTCGAAGAAGGCACGGAGATCGAATTCGATATCGAACAGGCCCCCAAGGGCCCGCGCGCGACGAACGTCACGCGCAAGTAAACGACGTCGCCTCGAGCGACGCTGAACGAACATTTTTATCGACGAGCCAAACCAGTAGTGCGATCGCCGTCCTCACAACTGCTCACGAGAGACGACCAACGAGGCAACTGAGCGACGGTAACCGCGGAGAACGCGAACGAACGGCTTCGACTCGAGAGTAGTCGCAGTGTCGAAGACAGGACGAGACTCGTTGTCCAGTGAGCGACTCTAGAGCTTCTGGCCCAGTTTTTCGCGGCTGATGTGGACGCCCGTCGGCGTGATGATCATCTGATCCTCTCCCTTCCGGACGATGTCGCCGTCGACCTCCTGGGCGACCTGGCGCAGTTCGTCCACGATGTGTTCGACGGTGCTGTCCTCGGTCCGCAGGCGCGTGATATCCGCGATGACGATATCGCCGTCGTAGACGGCGTCTTTGATATCGATCGCGTCGGCCTTCGTGCCGACCTCCGCGATGTGTACCTGCATCGTCGCCTCGGCCGACCCCATGGAGGCGTCCTCGAGGTCCAATTCGGCGTAGTCCTCGACGGTTCGGGACTGGTTCCCGCCGAGAATTTTGCTCATCAATCCCATACCGGAGAGAGTCCGTCGCCGTCTGTATAGTTCTTACGTCAGACGTGAGCGTTCGCTCGCCGGAACCGCGCTGCGATGTCGTCTCGCTCACAGTTGCTTTTTTATTTCTTGGCGAAGCGCGTGTAATCGATGACGTTCAGCATCTGCGTCTCCGAAGCCTACGAAACCGACGACGGGGAACGCCACCGCCGGTTCGGCGTCGCGGTCACGACGCGACTCCCGGGCGTGGGAACGCTCTGTCCGTTCGTGAGCGAACGCGCCGCCGTCGCGACCCAGAGCCTGGTCAACGTCGAGCTCGGCGAACGCGGGATCGACTACGCCGACGACGGCCTCGCCGTCGACGACGCGCTCGAGGCCCTGCTCAACGCCGATGATGGCGCACCCCAACGGCAGGTACACGGCGTCGACAGCGAGACGACGTTCGCCTTTTCGGGCGAGGAGTGCGTCGAGTGGTACGGCCACCGCGAGGGCGACCACTACACCGTCGCTGGGAACATGCTGACCGGAGAAGACGTCCTCGAGGCGGCCGCCGACGCCTACGAGGCGACCGCGGTCCACGACACCGTTGACCCGTCGACCGGCCCGACGGCCGTCACCGAAGACGTCGACGCCGATCCCCTCGCGAAGCGGTTGATCGACGTGCTGGCGGCCGGCGACCGCGAAGGCGGGGACAAGCGCGAGGAACTGCCGATCCAGAGCGCGGCGGTCGTCGTCGAGACGACCGAAGACCACGACCTCGAGCCGCCGTACAACGACCTGCGGATCGACGCGACCGAGACGCCGATCGCCGATCTCCGCGAGACGTACGAACTCGCAGAACGGGGCTACCGGGACACCCTCGCGCAGTACGAGGGGGCGTTCGAAGCGGATTCGCTGGAGGAGGCCGCGGAGTGATGGGGTCGAGCGATTCGCTCAGTTCGCTCCTTCCCAGTACGGAGAACTGAGCGTGCGCGGTCGGTTCAGAATCGAGTGACCTGCCGTCGTTGAGCGGACTACCCGGTGAACTCGTAGAGTTCGTCGCCGACGTGGTGAAGCGAGTCCACCACTTTTCCGTCGTCGCCGACCATGTCCGCGCCGTCGACGCGGGCGCGGCCGACCGCGAGCACCTTCCCGTGGGACTCCTCGGCGATGACGACCAGATCGTCCGGCGAGATGTCGTCGGTCGCGTCCGTGATCCCGGGTCGCATCACGTCCGCGCCGTCGCTGACGAACGAGACGGCACCCGCGTCGACGGTCACCAGTCGCTTTTCGGGCTCGTAGGCGTTGGCCCCCCTGACCGTCAGGAACGGTTCCTCGTCGAAGTACGCGACCCGCGGCTCGCCGTCGATGAGGACGACCTCCCAGTCGGTTTCCTCGAACTCGACGCGCTCGTATGCGTCGCCCTCGGACGAGACGCCGAGTTGGTCCTCGAGCGTCTCCTCGAGATCGGACACCGCGTCGCTGCGGAGGTGGTGTCGAGACTTGACCTGCATACCCGTGCTACCGCCCGTACGCATTTAATAGATAAGATTCGAAGTCGCGGATCGGTCGACGAGGTGAGAGAGGGCCGTGGACGCCGGACCGGCGCTCGAGCGGGCCGGGCGTCGGGAACGGGGAAACCACTATCCCGATCCGTCTGGTAGTACGCCGGACTCGTCCGATGGCCAGCGAGTACGTCTTCATCAGCGACCTCCACATGGGCGGTGACGAACAGCTAACGGCGCTCGACTTCGAGGCGGAGCTCCTCTCGTTTCTCGCGGACCTCGAGGAGCGCGGCGGCGACGTCGAACTCATCATCAACGGCGACGCGTTCGGCCTGTGGGAGTACGCCGAGGTGACGGGACCGGCGAAACTCGAGCGGGTCATCGACGATCACCCGCGCGTGTTCGAGCAGCTCCGCGCGACCGGTGCAGAGATCGATATCACGCTCATCCCGGGCAACCACGATTACGATCTCGCCTGCCACGACTCCCACGTCGATCGCCTCGCGGAGTTCAACGTCACCCTCGAGCAGGAGATTTCGATCACTCGCGAGGTCGGCGACGGGCGAATCTGGATCGAACACGGCCAGCAACGCGACCCGAACAACCGGATGCCGGACTGGGGGAATCCCGACGCGCTCCCGGTCGGCTACTTCGTCGTCCAGCGAATCGTCGCCGCCGCCGGCCGCTACTCCGGATGGGCGAGAGGTGACTGGCTGCGCGATATTCAGTCGGTCGCCCCGATGGAAGAGATCCCGCGCTGGCTCCTCTCGAACTACTTCTACAGGGAAATGAGTCCGTTCCTGCGAGCGATCGTCGTCCCGCTACTGATATTTTTCAACCTCACGCTGCTCTACCTGTTCGGCACCGTCCTCGAGACGGTCGGCCTTCTTCCGGCGCAGTTTTTCACTGACAATCCCGTCGTCCAGGCGCTCGGCGTCGCCGCGATCGTCCTGGAACTCATCGTCGCCGTCAACCTCGTGATCATCGCCGTGCTGGCGCTGGTCGCGGTCCCCCTGTGGCTGTTCAGACGCGATCTCAGGCACACCCTCGAGCGCTTCGGCGTCGTCCTGTCGGGCGTTCACGTCGGGCAGGGCGACGAGCCCTTCCTGAACGCGGCCAGGGAGGTCTTCGAATCGAACCCCGACGTCGCCGTCTTCGTCTACGGACACACTCACCGCGCGTCGGTCACCGAGTGGGGCGATCGGGTCGTCGTCAACACGGGAACCTGGCTGAAGAAGCTCCAGCACGTCGAGACCCGGTTCTCGCGGTTGCCGGGGGTGTACTACCCCTCGTTCCGATTGAATTACGTCCGCATCTTCGCCGAGGGGGACCGCGTCGTCGTCGAGTACGAGGAGATCGAGACGGCGCAGTCGGTCGATCTCACCCGCATTCAGCGGCTGGTCGCGCGCCGTCCGCCGCGGCCGGTGCCGATCCCGGCGCGAACGGTGATCGATCCCGACGGACGGCTCGAGCTCCCCGAGGTGGAGTCGGATTCCGAACCCGACCTCGATCTCGACGTCAGCTCCGATGCCGGGTCGCGGTCCACATCCGTCGGCGAAGGTGTCAAACGTGCGGACGAGGGCGATCGCGTTGACGAGGAGCGCGAGCGATCCCGGTAGATCGGTTGCCCTGACCGTCAGGACGGGGAGACCAGTGTGCCAATCGCTAAGTGATCCCGCGCCGTCAGGCCGACCATGTGGCCCTCTCGGACCCGCACGGAGACGGTAACCTGTCTCGCCTGTGGCACCGAGCGCCCGCGCGACGAGGCCCGCGAGTACGACAAACACGGCGACCGCTGGGACCGCGACGACAAGACGTTCGAACACCTCTGTAAGTCCTGTCACCGCGACCTCTGTCACCACCCGCGCGACGAACTCGAGGGGCTGTTAGTCGATCTCGAGGCCGGAGCAACCGACCGGGAGCGCTTCCTCTCGCGGTATCTGCAGACCGTCGAGGAGCGATACGGCGCGCTCGAGGAAGAGTCGTAAGGCCGCGATCGGTGTGCCGCCGATATCGATTCGGTCCGCGCTGCGCTCGCGACCGATCACGCGCCTCACTGTCGGCGTTCCTCACCGGCCCTCGAGTTCCTCGTCGACCACGTCTCGGTCCGTCGTGGCCGACCAAGACGCGCCGTCGAGATCGAACTCGAACCGAGCACCGCCGTCGGCGCTCTCGGTAATCCGAATCGCCCAGCCGTGGCCGTCGGCGATCTGCGAAACGATCGCGAGACCGAAGCCGGATCCCGACGGGGACGTGGTGTGGCCGTACTCGAGGACGGACTCTCGCTCGTCGATGGGGATCCCCGGCCCGTCGTCTTCGACGAAAAATCCGTCGGGGTCGTGCCGACCCGAACGTTGACGCCGCTGCCGCCGTGTTCCACGGCATCCTGCTGAGTGGGCGAAGCAGGGTTCGTAGAACCGTGTTCTACGGCATTCCGGAACAGGTTTTCGAACAGGTGGAGCACCCGGTCGCCGTCGGCGACGATCACGCGATCGCCAGTGACGGTAAGCGTCGCCGCCGCGGTATCGACGTTCACCCATGCACGGTCGACGAGACGCTCGAGGTGGAGTCGCTCGGTGTCACCGATCGATTGCCCCGCACGGGCCAGCACCAACACCTCTTCGATGATCGTCTCCATGCGTTCGTGGGCGGTCGCGATCTCGTCGTGAGACGCGCAGTCGACGGACTCTCTGGCGACCTCGAGATACCCCTGCGCGACGTTCAGCGGATTTCGGAGGTCGTGACTGACGACGCTCGCAAACTGCTCCAGTTGCTCGTTCGCTCGGCGGATCTCGCGTTCGCGTTTCTTGCGTTCGGTAATGTCGCGAGTGTTCAGGACGATGCCGTCGACGAACGGGTCGTCGAGCAGGTTACTGCCGACCGTCTCGACGTCTCGCCACTCGCCGTCGGCGGTCCGAAGCCGATACTCCGCCCGATCGACGGTGAGCGAAGCATCGATTCCGGTCTGAAACTGCTCGACGAGTGATTCTCGATCGTCGGGATGGACGAACTCGAACGCCGACCGGCCCATCATTTCCGACGGCTCGAATCCCAGAACGCTTCGACTCGAGGGACTCTGGTAGCGAATTATCCCGCGGTCGTCGACCATCGTGATGAGATCGGACGCGTTTTCGATGAAGGACTGGTAGCGCTGTTCGACGGCGTGTTGCTGGGTAACGTCTCGAAGAAGGAGTAACCGAATC containing:
- a CDS encoding sensor histidine kinase codes for the protein MGERRYRGGDAYRHWRSRDRRRRRPGAPPVRKPVPECRRTRFYEPCFAHSAGCRGTRRQRRQRSGRHDPDGFFVEDDGPGIPIDERESVLEYGHTTSPSGSGFGLAIVSQIADGHGWAIRITESADGGARFEFDLDGASWSATTDRDVVDEELEGR
- a CDS encoding RNA-binding protein; protein product: MQVKSRHHLRSDAVSDLEETLEDQLGVSSEGDAYERVEFEETDWEVVLIDGEPRVAYFDEEPFLTVRGANAYEPEKRLVTVDAGAVSFVSDGADVMRPGITDATDDISPDDLVVIAEESHGKVLAVGRARVDGADMVGDDGKVVDSLHHVGDELYEFTG
- a CDS encoding DUF1028 domain-containing protein is translated as MTFSICVSEAYETDDGERHRRFGVAVTTRLPGVGTLCPFVSERAAVATQSLVNVELGERGIDYADDGLAVDDALEALLNADDGAPQRQVHGVDSETTFAFSGEECVEWYGHREGDHYTVAGNMLTGEDVLEAAADAYEATAVHDTVDPSTGPTAVTEDVDADPLAKRLIDVLAAGDREGGDKREELPIQSAAVVVETTEDHDLEPPYNDLRIDATETPIADLRETYELAERGYRDTLAQYEGAFEADSLEEAAE
- a CDS encoding VOC family protein, with amino-acid sequence MDVIHTALWVSDIERTREFYIDGLGLEENWSFTGGDGVENVYIGGENGEFQFKYDLAGGPEIDSGTMAHVAVGVDSTDETFERVLERADPPVQTEPTTMDEIGVRVAFIEDPDGYVVELVEELD
- the sepF gene encoding cell division protein SepF → MGLMSKILGGNQSRTVEDYAELDLEDASMGSAEATMQVHIAEVGTKADAIDIKDAVYDGDIVIADITRLRTEDSTVEHIVDELRQVAQEVDGDIVRKGEDQMIITPTGVHISREKLGQKL
- a CDS encoding metallophosphoesterase — translated: MASEYVFISDLHMGGDEQLTALDFEAELLSFLADLEERGGDVELIINGDAFGLWEYAEVTGPAKLERVIDDHPRVFEQLRATGAEIDITLIPGNHDYDLACHDSHVDRLAEFNVTLEQEISITREVGDGRIWIEHGQQRDPNNRMPDWGNPDALPVGYFVVQRIVAAAGRYSGWARGDWLRDIQSVAPMEEIPRWLLSNYFYREMSPFLRAIVVPLLIFFNLTLLYLFGTVLETVGLLPAQFFTDNPVVQALGVAAIVLELIVAVNLVIIAVLALVAVPLWLFRRDLRHTLERFGVVLSGVHVGQGDEPFLNAAREVFESNPDVAVFVYGHTHRASVTEWGDRVVVNTGTWLKKLQHVETRFSRLPGVYYPSFRLNYVRIFAEGDRVVVEYEEIETAQSVDLTRIQRLVARRPPRPVPIPARTVIDPDGRLELPEVESDSEPDLDLDVSSDAGSRSTSVGEGVKRADEGDRVDEERERSR
- a CDS encoding cold shock domain-containing protein produces the protein MAEGKVDFFNDTGGYGFIETDDEDDDVFFHMEDVGGPDLEEGTEIEFDIEQAPKGPRATNVTRK
- a CDS encoding helix-turn-helix domain-containing protein gives rise to the protein MTGFRATVVVHDPADCPVADVSGGTDEPVDSVSRSSQPTAEGTIVEEFGVSPEASVDGDSDVEVTPIQSNDREAIYRFERDESADCACEIVETTGTPVSSVRAQDGALLLSFRTFELTEVAEIVDELRAYFDGVVVEELSQDHEEGSADPVVVNRDELTARQREILDTAHEMGYFDYPKGANATDVAEELGVARSTFTEHLAAAQTKLMDAILEADRDRQ
- a CDS encoding MFS transporter → MDRSYWRTVSLVTLWQVSASICYYTVFAATPLFRDEFGLSRFAVGLVVTTLTLGYAVFLLPLGALTDRFGERLTLTLGLVGLATGSLLVAGAPTYALLLTAVFILGSLYGTAIPGTNKAVFDRIEPGRQNLAMGIKQVGVTGGSGISALLVTGLAGALFPRAGFLVAAGVGAVVAVVFYVGYSSGGGSGVADYPDFGALLSNRPYVVLTTAGLFLGAALFTTTGYTVLYVEESIGASVAFGGVVLALVQLFGSVGRVLTGWLSDVLPGEPRVRIGSLLVAQSLGSAVMFVVVASTTTERGAAIAFGLLGFFVLGYTGVYYSVMATLVSADEMGGATAGGQLALTSGALVAPPAFGYLADTVGYRASWLFLAALVTVAAGLLVQVVRTQPSVTDPAAADVAEK